The window CGAAGTAAACGCTTTAATGCATAGGTTGTTTAGAAAAATAGATCAGTTTTTTTATGATATTCACTTGGTTGAAACAATAGAAGTAGAAGATGCAGAAGAAGTTATTATAGCTTATGGTTGTGTAGCAAGATCTGCAAAACTAGCTGTGCAAAAGGCTAGGGAAGATGGACATAAAGTTGGTCTTCTTATTTTAAAGACTCTTTTTCCTTTTCCTAGGCCGTATGTAGAAAAATTAGCAAGACAGTGTAAGAAAATTATTGTTCCTGAAATGAATATGGGACAAATTTCAAGAGAAGTAAAAAGAGTTAATAATGGAAGAACTCAAATAATTACTTTAAATAGAGTTGATGGTCAGATAATTACGCCATTAGAAATTTTAAAAAAAGTATATAAGGGTTAATTACTATGGCTGAAATAACTAAACTTATTCACGATTATCTTAGGCATTCTAAAAAATTTCCTCATGTGTATTGTCCTGGCTGTGGGCATGGTATAGTATTGGGATCTTTGATTCGGAGTGTACATGCTTTAGGTTTATCAAAAGATCAGGTAGTGTTGATAGCTGGTATTGGCTGTTCTGGAAGAATGGCTGTATATGTAGATTTCAATACTATTCATACCACTCATGGAAGAGCTTTAACTTTTGCCACAGGGGTAAAATTAGCTAATCCTAAATTAAAGGTTATTGTGGTTATGGGAGATGGAGATGCCTTATCTATTGGGGGAAATCATTTTATTCATGCAGCCAGAAGAAATATTGGAGTAACAGCTCTTATTTTAAATAATAATATTTATGGGATGACTGGAGGACAAAGTTCTTCTACTACTCCAGAAAATTCTTATTCTACTACTACTCCATATGGGCAAATGGAACGCCATTTTGATGTAGTTAACCTTTCTCTTGCGAGTGGGGCGAATTTTGTAGCCAGAACAACAGCTATGCATGCTCAACTTATGGATAAGTTGTTAATAAAAGCTATTAGCAATCCTGGATTTAATGTAGTAGAAATTTTAACTCCTTGTTATACTCAGTATGGAAGAAAAAATAAATTCAAAAATGTAGTGGAAATGTATGCTTGGTATAGAAAACATGCTATGATGGTTGAAAAATATCAAAATTTAGCAGAGGAAAAAAGAAAAAATAAATTCCCTATAGGAATTTTTTCCTCTAAAGACGAGCCTGGATTTGAAGAAAAGTATTCTAGTTTACGGAAAAGATTACAAGGGGAAAAATAATGGCAAAGGAATATCCTTTAAATCGATTTGAAATAAGACTTTCTGGCTTGGGAGGACAAGGCATTCTCACTTTAGGTAAAATTATGGGGCAAGCCTTGGCTTTAGAACATGGTTACTATGTGACCCAGACCCAAAGTTATGGTCCAGAAGCAAGAGGTGGAGCTAGTCGTTCAGATGTGGTAATAAGCTCTTATCCTATTAGTTATCCTAAAACCCAAAATTTAGATGTTTTGGTGGCCTTAAGTCAAGAAGCATGTAATCTTTATTTTAGAAATTTAAAAATAAATGGACTTTTGATTGTGGATAATTTTATGGTAGAACAAGTTCCTACTAATTCATATGTGGGGTTGCCATTTACAAAATGGGCAAAAGATAAAATTAAAGTTATTCAAACAACTAATATTATTACCTTAGGAGCTCTAACCTATTTTTTGCCTTTTATGAATAAAAATTCTGTGTTAAAAACGTTAAAACAAATTTTTCCTGCTAAGATTATTGAAATTAATGTGAAAGCATTGAATTTGGGTTTTAATCAGGCAAAAAAAAGATATAAGGATATTCCAGAAAGATGGTTATCCTCTTAACTAATGATGATGGTATCCAAGCTCTAGGTCTTAGAGCCTTGTATTGGGCGTTGAAAGAGATGGGACATAGAGTAGAAGTAGTTGCTCCATTAACAGAACAAAGTGCTGTAGGACATGCTATTACTATATTTTCTCCTCTTAGAGTAAAAGTAATAAAAGAAAATGGATTTAAAGGGATTGGTATTTCTGGAACTCCTGTGGATTGTGTGAAATGGGCCCTTAGCTTTCATTTTAATCAAAAACCAGATTTAATTATTTCAGGCATTAATAATGGAGCTAATGTTGGTATTGATGTTTTATATTCTGGTACGGTTTCTGCTGCTACAGAAGGTGCTTTGTTGGAGATTCCTGCTTTAGCTGTGTCTATTGATGATTTTCGACCTACAAATTTAACTGAAGAAGCAAAATGGGTAAGTGATTTTATTTCTAAAATTTGTTGGGAAAATCTTAATGCAAGAACAGTTTTAAATCTCAATTTTCCTAATTGTGGAATACGTAAAGCGAGAGGAATAAAAGTTTGCCCACAAACTGATGTTGTTTATGAAGATAAGTATGAAAAAAGAAAAGATCCTAGGGGAAGGGAGTATTATTGGCTCTTTGGTGATATCCCTATGTCTAGAGTAAAAACTGGAACAGATAGGGATTTGCTTTCTAAGGGATATGTTACTCTTACTCCTTTAAAGTTTGAATTAACAGATAAGGAACTTATCTCCAACTGGAGTAAGTGGTGTAAGGAAGTTTTAACTTAATTAAGACATAGAGTACTTAAAAAAAGAAGGAGGTAATTATGGCAGTAAAAATCGGCTTAAATGGATTTGGTCGTATTGGCAGATATTTAACTAGATTATTAAAAAATAGACCAGAATATGAACTAGTAGTGATAAATGCTAGAGCAGATAATGCCTCATTGGCTCATTTATTAAAATATGATTCTGTTCATGGAACTTTTGATGCAAAGATTCAACCTAATGAAGATGGTTTTTTATATGAGGATAAACAAGTTTATGTTACTAGAAAGGCTCCAGGAGAATGGGAGTGGGGAAAATATGATGTAGATTTAGTTATTGAAAGTACTGGTAAGTTTAGAGATAGAGATTCTTGCCAAAAACACTTAGAATGTGGAGCTAAAAAAGTAGTTATAAGTGCTCCTGGAAAAAATCCTGATGTGACTATTGTAGTAGGAGTAAATGATCAAGATTTAAAACCAGAACATAAAATAATTTCTAATGCTTCCTGTACAACAAATTGTCTAGCTCCAGTGGCAAAAGTACTTCATGAGAATTTTAAAATAAAACATGGTATTATGACTACAATTCACTCTTATACTATGAGTCAAAGAATTTTAGATGGATCTCATAAAGATTTACGTAGAGCAAGAGCTGCAGCTATGTCTATGATCCCTACTACTACAGGAGCAGCAAGAGCAGTAACAGAAGTTATTCCAGATTTAAAAGGTAAATTAGATGGTATGGCTGTAAGAGTACCTACTCCTAATGTTTCTTTAGTAGATTTGGTAGCTGAGGTAGAAAAATCAACTAATGTTCAAGCAGTAAATGAAGCTCTGAAACAAGCAAGTGAGACATATTTAAAAGATACTCTAGGATATACCGAAGAACCTTTGGTTTCCATTGATTTTAATGGTTCTACTTATGGAGGAGTGGTGGATGGACTTTCTACAAATGTAATTGATAATACTTTATTAAAGGTTTTAATTTGGTATGATAATGAAGCTGGTTTTACAAATCAACTTTTAAGGTTAATGGATAGGGTATCTCAGTATATGTAAACGAAATATTTATAAGTAATATTTTTAAGATAATTAAATTTGTTAGCCGGGAGTGAAAATTAGCTTCACTTCCGGCTTTTTATTTGTAGTTTTTGTAAGCATTAAATATAAATAGTAATTGTCTTAATTTTTTGTGGATAAAAAATTAACTCCATGAACTAAGAAAGGTATTTTTTATTATTGAAAAATAATTTTTAGAGTTGCTTTTTTTAAAAAAATAGGCTTTAATAAACGTGAAAATAGACATTAACCTCTTTTATATGATTTTTATTTAAAAATTTTTGATGGCAGTTTGATGTTGTAGTCTATTTTTAACCAAGAAAAACTTAAAAGGGGTTTGAGATGAAAGTTAGAATGCTTTATAAATTGTTAGTTGCATTTTTATTAACATCTTTGGTTTTTGTAGGAGTTTCATTTTATGTCTTACAAAACATACATAAACTTAATATAAAGGCTGATAATATAATTTCTATACAAAAGAAACTAGATATTTTAGCAGAAGTAAAAATTTTTCTTAATAAATCTTATGCTACTGTAGATAATATATATTTTAAAAAGAAAAATCTTATCTCATTACTTAATTTTTTTAATAAAGATATTTTAGTAAAACTAAAATTAGAGCAAGATAAGAAATTTAAACAAATAAAAGATTATCTTGATATTTATGTAAAAAATATAAATAAAATTGCTAATATAGAGAGAAGAGGAGGATTAGATTATATTAGAGCAAAATCATCATTAAAATCATCTAAGCTTCAATTGCTTAATATAGTAGAAAAGTACAAGAAAGAATTATACAATAAAAAATATGCTAATGTACAGGCATTTAAAAATATTCAAAATGAAAGCAAGTTGTTTTCTGTTTATGGTATGTTGTTTGGAGTATTATTTGCATTAGTTTTAGGGAGTGCAGTAGCTATTTATGAGTCTGGAAGGATAAAAAAATGTCTAGATTTTGTGCATAAACTTGGTAGAGGTGATTTTGAAACTTCAATTAATATTAGAGGAAGTGATGAAATACATGCTCTTGTAGAAGAAATTAAAAAGGTACAAAAAAGGCTTTCTTTTATTAAAGAAGAGATTTTGGCTCAAAAAGATGCTATATCAGTTGGTAATATTTTATTTAGAAGTGATGTATCTAAATATGAAGGAGGGTTTAAGGAAATATTAGAAGCAGTGAACAAACTTACAACTATATTTACTGAACATTTAAATAATGCTCCTATACCTCTTATGAGTGTGGATAAGGATTTTAGAATTCTTTTTATTAGTAAAATGGGACTGAATATGATAGGAAAAAAATTAGATGAAGTAGTTGGAAAATATTGCTATGATATCTTTGATACTGACGATTGTAAAAGTGGTAATTGTGGCTGTAAACAAGCAATGATAGAACATGCCATTAAGGTATCTGAGACAACTTTTAAAGTTGATAATAAACAAGTTTACGTAAGATATTATGGAAATCCGATCATAGATGAAAAAGGAGAGGTATGTGGAGCATTTGAATATGTTTTAGATATAACAGATATAAAAGAAACCCAATTAAAACTAAATCAATTAGCTAAACAAGGAGAAGAAGTTAGTTCCAAACTTTCTAGAGCTGCACAAGAACTAAGAGACCAAATTGAAAGCACTAGTAGTGGTAGTAATGTTCAAAAGAGAAGAGCTGAAGAAACTGCTGCAGCTATGGAAGAAATGAATTCTTCAGTTTTAGAGGTTTCTAAAAATGCTTCTTTAGCTGCGGAAAGTGCAGATAAGGCTAGAGAGATTGCAGAAGAAGGAGCTAAAGTAGTAGAGTTGTCTATTAAGGCTATTTTAGGCGTTAAAGATAAAGCTGATGCCTTAGCTCAAAATATGTCTGATTTGGAAAATAGAGCTTCTGATATTGGAAAAATAGTAAATGTTATTACAGATATTGCAGATCAAACCAATTTATTAGCTTTAAATGCAGCTATTGAAGCTGCTAGAGCAGGAGATGCGGGTAGAGGATTTGCTGTAGTAGCTGATGAAGTTAGAAAACTAGCAGAAAAAACTATGAATGCTACCAAAGAAGTAGAGGAGTCGATTTTATCTATTCAAGATGCTTCTAAAATAAATGTTGCTGCTATGAAAGAAATGGATGAAATTGTTCTTACTTGTACAAAGCATGCTAAAAAAGCAGGCGAGGCCCTTGAGAGTATTTTAGAGAAGTCTAGAATATCCTTAGAACAAGTTAGAATGATTGCAGCAGCTTCAGAAGAGCAGTCGTCTGTTTCTGAAGAAATCACAAGAAGTAGTGAGGAAATAAGTCAAATATCTCAAGAAACTGCAAAAGCCATGGAAAAAGCATCAAAATCGATTTCTCAATTAGCTGGTTTGGCTCAGGAATTAAATGGGCTTATCATGGAAATGACAAAGATTTAATTATTAGAGGAAATAATTTTTTTAATCCTACATACTCCACAAATTGTTTCAGTAGTAGGATAATTACATTTTTGGCATGAGTTAAGGGTTAGTTTAGACTTTCTTAAAAGTTGAAATCCTCTTTTTCCTTTTTTGAGAAATGTTTCATAAAAATTAAATTTTCTGCCCGGTTGGTGGTATTCTAGGTCGTCTAAAAGTTTTTTATAAAAAGTAAAACTAGCTCCTTTACTATAAGGACATGGTTTTGTGCTATAATTTATATTATGTAAAAAACAAAATACTGCTGTTTCAAATTCTGTTAAACGATAAAGCGGTTTTACTTTTTTAGCAAAGCCATTTTCTTCTTTTAACACAGGACCTTGGCTTCCTAAATAAGTTTCATCCCATCTCAAGGTATTGGCAAATAATCTAGCTACTTCGTCATCTAGGTTATGACCTGTGGCCAAGACTTGAAAACCATGTTCTAAAGCAAAACGGTTAAAATAATATCTTTTTATTTGTCCACAGGCAGAGCAAATTGGTCTAGATAAAGTTTGCTTTACTTTAGGAATAGAGAGATTTTCTTTTTTTAAAGATATTATAAAAAGAGGGATAGAAAATGTTTGGCAAAATTTTTTTACAATTTCACGTACATGTTCAGAAGAATTGGGAATGTCTAAATCTACATGCAAGCCTGTAATATTATAACCAAGTGATTTTAATTGTAAGGCAAGAGCAAGAGAATCTTTTCCTCCACTTATTGCAATTAAAATTTTGTCATCCTGTGTAAACATTGCTTTGCTTTTTATAGCTTTTTGGACTTGGTTCTCAAAATATTTTAAAAAACATTGTTTGCAAAAACCAGCATTATGACTGGGTAGAGCAACTATGGCTTTGGATTTACATCTTGTACATTTCATTTTTAACCTCTAGAAGCAACTTTGCGAACAATTATAGTGTCATTGGGAAAAAGTTTTTCATCTGGTGTTAATAATTCTTTATTGCGAATTATAAGAGCCTGATTTGGGTAAAGATTTAATTTATTTAAGAGTGCTCTAACAGATTTTATTTTTTTTAATTCTACTTCTTTATTTTCTGGTTCTATAATTATTTTCATAATCCTATGTTTTTGCACTAGTTATGTTAAATTCTTAAATTATATAGTTATATTCTTTTTTCTTCTACGCCATGACAGGCCACTTGTCTTCCATCTTGAAGCTGTAAAAGAGTTGGGATTTCTTGTTTACAACGTTCATTAGCATGAGGACATCTAGAATGAAAAACACAGCCAGAGGGTAAATTAATTGGTGTTGGGACTTCTCCTTTTAATTTGATATGTTTTAAGCCAGTTTCTCCAAGTTTTGGAATAGCAGATAAAAGAGCTTGAGTATAAGGATGTCTAGGATTGGAAAATAAATCTTCAGTAGAAGCAAGTTCACATATTCTACCTAGATACATTACAGCTACTCTAGAACTAATATGTTCTACAACTGAAAGATCATGGGTTATAAAAAGATAAGATAAATTTCGTTCTGCTTGTGCATCCATTAATAAATTTAAAATTTGTGCTTGAATAGAGACATCTAAAGCTGAAATGGGTTCATCTGCTACAATGAATTCTGGATCTACCATTAAAGCCCTGGCTATACTTATTCTTTGGCGCTGTCCTCCTGAAAATTCGTGGGGGTATCTATCTGCCCACTCAGGGTCAACTCCTACTTGTTGCATTACTTGTTCCACTTTTTCTTTAATTTCTTTTTTATTTAAAGAGGGCTGATGAAATTTAATAGGTTCTTCTAAAGTCTGGCGAACAGTTTTTCTTGGATTTAAAGAAGCATAGGGATCTTGGAAAATCATTTGCATTTTAGTTCTAAAAGGAAGCATTTGTTTAGGAGATAGATTGTCTATTCTATGGCCTTGAAAATATATATTTCCTTTATCTGGAGAATAGAGTTTTAATATAGTTCTTCCAAGTGTAGATTTTCCGCAACCACTTTCTCCAACAACAGAAAATATTTCCCCCTTTTTTATAGAAAAACTTACTTCATTTAATGCTTTCACTGTGGTTTGTTTTAAATAAAATTTTTTGTTTTCAAAGGTAAGTTTATCTAAAAATCCTCCTGAGATATCAAAGTGTTTGACTAAATTTTTAACCTCTAAGATATTTTGTGTATCCATATATAGCTCCTAAACATTGTGATATAAATGACAGGCAACTTCTCCTGTTTCAAAAGGTTGAAGTTTGGGGTCTAATTCAGAACAGATTTTCTTTTTAAAGGAACACCTGGGATGGAAAGGGCAACCAGAGGGAATTTGATTTAAGTTAGGCATGATGCCAGGTATTTGATATAATTTTTTACCTTTTTCATGACTTTGGGGTAGGGCTTTTATAAGTCCCTGAGTGTAAGGGTGTTTAGGTGATTTTATTACATCCATGGTTTTCCCCTTTTCCACAATTCTTCCAGCATACATTACTGCAATTTTTTGTGTAGTTTGAGAAACTACTCCTAAATCATGAGTAATTAAAATAAGTCCCATTTTTTCCTTTACACATAATTCTAGTAATATATCCATAATTTCGGCTTGAATAGTTACATCTAGAGCAGTAGTAGGTTCATCTGCTATAATTAAACTAGGATTTGTTAATAAAGAAATAGCAATTACAATACGTTGTCGCATTCCACCTGAAAATTCATGGGGGTATTGTTTAAGACGTCTTTCAGGAGAAGGAATGTAAACTTTTTTTAAACACTCGATAGCAATTTCTTCAGCTTCTTGTTTAGAAATGTTTTTATGGGCAAGTAAAGTTTCTGTCATTTGAGTGCCAATGCTAAGGACTGGATTTAAAGTCATCATTGGATCCTGAAAAATCATAGAAATCTTATTTCCTCTAATAGTGCGCATTTTTTCAAATGAATATTTACTGATATCTTTTCCTTCAAATAAAACTTTTCCTCCAGCAATAAAACCTGGTTTACTAATTAAGTTAATAATAGAAAATCCAGCCACTGATTTTCCTGCACCACTTTCTCCAACCAGTCCCATTCTTTCTCCTGGAGCAAGAGAGAAATTGATATTATAAAGAGCAGTTAAAGTTCCTGTTCGTAAGGCAAATTTTACTACTAAATCTTGAACATCTAATAATT is drawn from Desulfonauticus submarinus and contains these coding sequences:
- a CDS encoding 2-oxoacid:ferredoxin oxidoreductase subunit beta, whose protein sequence is MAEITKLIHDYLRHSKKFPHVYCPGCGHGIVLGSLIRSVHALGLSKDQVVLIAGIGCSGRMAVYVDFNTIHTTHGRALTFATGVKLANPKLKVIVVMGDGDALSIGGNHFIHAARRNIGVTALILNNNIYGMTGGQSSSTTPENSYSTTTPYGQMERHFDVVNLSLASGANFVARTTAMHAQLMDKLLIKAISNPGFNVVEILTPCYTQYGRKNKFKNVVEMYAWYRKHAMMVEKYQNLAEEKRKNKFPIGIFSSKDEPGFEEKYSSLRKRLQGEK
- a CDS encoding 2-oxoacid:acceptor oxidoreductase family protein; translated protein: MAKEYPLNRFEIRLSGLGGQGILTLGKIMGQALALEHGYYVTQTQSYGPEARGGASRSDVVISSYPISYPKTQNLDVLVALSQEACNLYFRNLKINGLLIVDNFMVEQVPTNSYVGLPFTKWAKDKIKVIQTTNIITLGALTYFLPFMNKNSVLKTLKQIFPAKIIEINVKALNLGFNQAKKRYKDIPERWLSS
- the surE gene encoding 5'/3'-nucleotidase SurE — its product is MVILLTNDDGIQALGLRALYWALKEMGHRVEVVAPLTEQSAVGHAITIFSPLRVKVIKENGFKGIGISGTPVDCVKWALSFHFNQKPDLIISGINNGANVGIDVLYSGTVSAATEGALLEIPALAVSIDDFRPTNLTEEAKWVSDFISKICWENLNARTVLNLNFPNCGIRKARGIKVCPQTDVVYEDKYEKRKDPRGREYYWLFGDIPMSRVKTGTDRDLLSKGYVTLTPLKFELTDKELISNWSKWCKEVLT
- the gap gene encoding type I glyceraldehyde-3-phosphate dehydrogenase — encoded protein: MAVKIGLNGFGRIGRYLTRLLKNRPEYELVVINARADNASLAHLLKYDSVHGTFDAKIQPNEDGFLYEDKQVYVTRKAPGEWEWGKYDVDLVIESTGKFRDRDSCQKHLECGAKKVVISAPGKNPDVTIVVGVNDQDLKPEHKIISNASCTTNCLAPVAKVLHENFKIKHGIMTTIHSYTMSQRILDGSHKDLRRARAAAMSMIPTTTGAARAVTEVIPDLKGKLDGMAVRVPTPNVSLVDLVAEVEKSTNVQAVNEALKQASETYLKDTLGYTEEPLVSIDFNGSTYGGVVDGLSTNVIDNTLLKVLIWYDNEAGFTNQLLRLMDRVSQYM
- a CDS encoding methyl-accepting chemotaxis protein; amino-acid sequence: MKVRMLYKLLVAFLLTSLVFVGVSFYVLQNIHKLNIKADNIISIQKKLDILAEVKIFLNKSYATVDNIYFKKKNLISLLNFFNKDILVKLKLEQDKKFKQIKDYLDIYVKNINKIANIERRGGLDYIRAKSSLKSSKLQLLNIVEKYKKELYNKKYANVQAFKNIQNESKLFSVYGMLFGVLFALVLGSAVAIYESGRIKKCLDFVHKLGRGDFETSINIRGSDEIHALVEEIKKVQKRLSFIKEEILAQKDAISVGNILFRSDVSKYEGGFKEILEAVNKLTTIFTEHLNNAPIPLMSVDKDFRILFISKMGLNMIGKKLDEVVGKYCYDIFDTDDCKSGNCGCKQAMIEHAIKVSETTFKVDNKQVYVRYYGNPIIDEKGEVCGAFEYVLDITDIKETQLKLNQLAKQGEEVSSKLSRAAQELRDQIESTSSGSNVQKRRAEETAAAMEEMNSSVLEVSKNASLAAESADKAREIAEEGAKVVELSIKAILGVKDKADALAQNMSDLENRASDIGKIVNVITDIADQTNLLALNAAIEAARAGDAGRGFAVVADEVRKLAEKTMNATKEVEESILSIQDASKINVAAMKEMDEIVLTCTKHAKKAGEALESILEKSRISLEQVRMIAAASEEQSSVSEEITRSSEEISQISQETAKAMEKASKSISQLAGLAQELNGLIMEMTKI
- a CDS encoding TIGR00269 family protein; the protein is MKCTRCKSKAIVALPSHNAGFCKQCFLKYFENQVQKAIKSKAMFTQDDKILIAISGGKDSLALALQLKSLGYNITGLHVDLDIPNSSEHVREIVKKFCQTFSIPLFIISLKKENLSIPKVKQTLSRPICSACGQIKRYYFNRFALEHGFQVLATGHNLDDEVARLFANTLRWDETYLGSQGPVLKEENGFAKKVKPLYRLTEFETAVFCFLHNINYSTKPCPYSKGASFTFYKKLLDDLEYHQPGRKFNFYETFLKKGKRGFQLLRKSKLTLNSCQKCNYPTTETICGVCRIKKIISSNN
- a CDS encoding ABC transporter ATP-binding protein, translating into MDTQNILEVKNLVKHFDISGGFLDKLTFENKKFYLKQTTVKALNEVSFSIKKGEIFSVVGESGCGKSTLGRTILKLYSPDKGNIYFQGHRIDNLSPKQMLPFRTKMQMIFQDPYASLNPRKTVRQTLEEPIKFHQPSLNKKEIKEKVEQVMQQVGVDPEWADRYPHEFSGGQRQRISIARALMVDPEFIVADEPISALDVSIQAQILNLLMDAQAERNLSYLFITHDLSVVEHISSRVAVMYLGRICELASTEDLFSNPRHPYTQALLSAIPKLGETGLKHIKLKGEVPTPINLPSGCVFHSRCPHANERCKQEIPTLLQLQDGRQVACHGVEEKRI
- a CDS encoding ABC transporter ATP-binding protein translates to MAKLLDVQDLVVKFALRTGTLTALYNINFSLAPGERMGLVGESGAGKSVAGFSIINLISKPGFIAGGKVLFEGKDISKYSFEKMRTIRGNKISMIFQDPMMTLNPVLSIGTQMTETLLAHKNISKQEAEEIAIECLKKVYIPSPERRLKQYPHEFSGGMRQRIVIAISLLTNPSLIIADEPTTALDVTIQAEIMDILLELCVKEKMGLILITHDLGVVSQTTQKIAVMYAGRIVEKGKTMDVIKSPKHPYTQGLIKALPQSHEKGKKLYQIPGIMPNLNQIPSGCPFHPRCSFKKKICSELDPKLQPFETGEVACHLYHNV